A genomic window from Candidatus Kouleothrix ribensis includes:
- the fabF gene encoding beta-ketoacyl-ACP synthase II, producing MERRVVVTGMGAVSPLGLDVPALWQGIKEARSGVGPVTLCDTSGMASRIAGEVKGFEAQNYMDRKEVRRNDRFIHFALAAAREALSSSELKVTPENAEEIGVIIGSGIGGIDAFADGLHTLREKGPGRVSPFLVPAMITNMAAGQVSIQNGLKGVSFCPTSACATAAHAIGEAVETIRRGWAKAIIAGGSEAPITPIGIAAFVSARAISTNNDQAATASRPFDATRDGFVLAEGSALLMLEELDHARARGARILAEVIGYGASSDAFHITQPCAGGEGALRAMRLALRHAGITPDQIDYINAHGTSTQAGDIAETQAIKTLLGPRAYQVPVSSSKSQLGHLVGAAGSIEAVVTILALQNGLLPPTINLHTPDPECDLDYVPNAARPAPITTAMSNSFGFGGHNVSLVFRRYAE from the coding sequence ATGGAACGGCGTGTCGTCGTAACAGGCATGGGCGCGGTCAGCCCGCTGGGGCTCGATGTACCCGCGTTGTGGCAAGGGATCAAAGAAGCCCGCAGCGGAGTCGGCCCTGTGACACTCTGCGATACCAGCGGGATGGCGTCGCGCATCGCTGGCGAGGTCAAGGGCTTCGAGGCCCAGAACTATATGGATCGTAAAGAGGTGCGCCGCAACGATCGGTTCATCCACTTTGCGCTTGCCGCCGCGCGCGAGGCGCTCAGCTCGTCGGAGCTGAAGGTGACGCCAGAGAATGCCGAGGAGATCGGCGTGATCATCGGCAGCGGGATCGGCGGGATCGATGCTTTCGCCGATGGCCTGCACACGCTGCGCGAGAAAGGCCCCGGCCGCGTCAGCCCGTTCCTGGTGCCCGCGATGATCACCAACATGGCGGCCGGCCAGGTGTCCATCCAGAATGGCCTGAAGGGCGTAAGCTTCTGCCCAACCTCGGCCTGCGCCACCGCTGCCCACGCGATCGGCGAGGCGGTCGAGACCATCCGGCGCGGCTGGGCCAAGGCGATCATCGCCGGCGGCAGCGAGGCGCCAATTACGCCGATCGGCATCGCCGCGTTCGTTAGCGCCCGCGCGATCTCGACTAATAACGACCAGGCTGCAACTGCCTCGCGCCCGTTCGATGCCACGCGCGACGGGTTTGTGCTGGCCGAGGGCAGCGCACTGCTTATGCTCGAGGAACTCGACCACGCCCGTGCGCGTGGGGCGCGCATCCTGGCCGAGGTGATCGGCTACGGCGCGTCGTCCGACGCGTTCCACATCACCCAGCCGTGCGCGGGCGGCGAGGGCGCGCTGCGAGCTATGCGCCTGGCGCTCAGGCATGCCGGCATTACGCCCGACCAGATCGACTATATCAATGCCCATGGCACCAGCACGCAGGCCGGTGATATCGCCGAAACCCAGGCGATCAAGACTCTGCTCGGCCCGCGCGCCTACCAGGTGCCGGTCAGTTCAAGCAAGTCGCAGCTGGGCCACCTGGTCGGCGCGGCCGGCTCGATCGAGGCGGTGGTCACCATCCTGGCACTGCAGAATGGCCTGCTGCCACCGACGATCAACCTGCACACGCCCGACCCAGAGTGCGATCTGGATTATGTGCCGAACGCCGCGCGCCCGGCGCCGATCACCACCGCCATGAGCAACTCGTTCGGCTTTGGCGGGCATAATGTCTCGCTGGTGTTCCGCCGCTATGCCGAGTAG
- the rnc gene encoding ribonuclease III yields MPSLAKLQEHLGVFFADPRLLQSVLIHRSFLHERPDQASGLIDNERLEFLGDAILNYLAATTLFVRYPERGEGDLTALRSALVKTTTLAEFARDLGLGAYLRLSKGEEQSGARERDALLADTFEALVAAIYLDQGLDAASAFAGRCFDQQLARIDLHGLTLDYKSQLQQRIQAERNLTPRYQVIAETGHDPRREYTIEVLAGAERLGVGVGSSKQAATQAAARSALDQLVQ; encoded by the coding sequence ATGCCGTCGCTCGCCAAGCTACAAGAACATCTGGGGGTGTTTTTCGCCGATCCGCGCCTGCTCCAGAGCGTGCTGATCCACCGTTCGTTTCTGCACGAGCGCCCCGACCAGGCCAGCGGCCTGATCGATAACGAGCGGCTCGAATTTCTCGGCGATGCCATCTTGAACTACCTGGCCGCCACCACCTTGTTCGTGCGCTACCCCGAGCGCGGTGAGGGCGACCTGACGGCGCTGCGCTCGGCGCTGGTGAAGACGACAACCTTGGCCGAGTTTGCGCGCGATCTCGGCCTGGGCGCGTACCTCCGCCTCAGTAAGGGCGAGGAACAGAGCGGCGCCCGCGAGCGCGACGCGCTGCTGGCCGATACGTTTGAGGCGCTGGTGGCGGCGATCTATCTCGACCAGGGCCTCGATGCGGCTAGCGCCTTCGCCGGCCGCTGCTTCGATCAGCAGCTTGCGCGTATCGACCTGCACGGCCTGACGCTCGACTACAAGAGCCAGCTGCAGCAGCGCATCCAGGCCGAGCGTAACCTGACACCGCGCTACCAGGTGATCGCCGAAACCGGGCACGACCCGCGCCGTGAGTATACGATCGAGGTGCTGGCCGGCGCCGAGCGCCTGGGGGTTGGCGTTGGTTCGAGCAAACAGGCCGCGACTCAGGCTGCCGCGCGTAGCGCCCTCGATCAGCTGGTGCAGTAG
- a CDS encoding SDR family oxidoreductase, with product MQRMLITGGAGYLGAELVAQAAGCFDLAATYFTQHPAIGGVQWRQLDIRDGAAAMRVFGELQPEIVIHTAYRQSGPDLWATTATGTEQIVQAARAHGTRLVHVSSDALFDGELPVGRSYTEADDPSPITPYGEAKAAAERLVEQHMPAALVVRTSLIYGGSRPGQHEQFVIGVLDGRVDVTFFTDELRCPIAVRDLAAALLELAAGDRCGRLHVAGPEVLSRFEFARMIATAYGYDPAHLRAGLSVASAARRPRNCALDCSAAYAMLHTRIRSIGEVFTR from the coding sequence ATGCAGCGCATGCTTATCACCGGCGGTGCTGGCTACCTGGGTGCTGAGCTGGTTGCCCAGGCCGCCGGCTGCTTCGATCTGGCAGCTACCTATTTCACACAGCATCCGGCCATCGGCGGCGTGCAGTGGCGCCAGCTCGATATTCGCGATGGCGCGGCGGCCATGCGTGTGTTCGGCGAGCTACAGCCCGAAATTGTGATCCATACGGCCTACCGGCAGAGCGGGCCGGATCTGTGGGCCACCACCGCTACCGGCACCGAGCAGATCGTGCAGGCCGCGCGGGCGCACGGCACACGGCTGGTGCATGTCTCGAGCGATGCGCTGTTCGATGGCGAGCTGCCGGTGGGCCGCAGCTATACCGAAGCCGACGACCCCAGCCCAATCACGCCGTATGGCGAGGCCAAAGCCGCCGCCGAGCGCCTGGTCGAGCAGCACATGCCTGCGGCGCTGGTGGTGCGCACGTCGTTGATCTATGGCGGCAGCCGGCCTGGCCAGCACGAGCAGTTTGTAATCGGCGTGCTGGATGGGCGCGTCGATGTCACGTTCTTCACCGACGAGCTACGCTGCCCGATCGCCGTGCGCGACCTGGCAGCGGCACTGCTCGAGCTGGCCGCCGGCGACCGCTGTGGCCGGCTCCACGTGGCCGGGCCCGAGGTACTCAGCCGCTTCGAATTTGCGCGCATGATCGCTACCGCGTACGGCTACGACCCGGCGCATCTGCGCGCAGGCCTGAGCGTGGCCAGCGCTGCACGCCGCCCGCGTAACTGTGCGCTCGATTGTAGTGCAGCCTATGCTATGCTACATACGCGCATTCGCAGCATCGGCGAGGTATTCACACGGTAG
- a CDS encoding HEAT repeat domain-containing protein → MDRTPESIARLIDDLQGGDEFERAQAAFALGMLGEPAVAPLVQLLRHTDRDVRMRAAWSLGVIGHPALGPLLDLADGPDPTLRVEAIRVLGVIGEGRAINQLFHGLADPDPHVAHRAAAALGKIGDPRAFHPLLTALYHPSPDVRYAVCGALGHLHITGAIVALDELAATDQGRTSWDASVAQAARRAVQEIAAARPKQGDDEFERVSALLQRQPTDEQ, encoded by the coding sequence ATGGATCGTACTCCCGAATCGATCGCGCGGCTGATCGACGATCTCCAGGGCGGCGACGAGTTCGAGCGCGCCCAGGCTGCCTTCGCGTTGGGCATGCTCGGCGAGCCGGCGGTGGCACCGCTGGTGCAGCTGCTGCGCCACACCGATCGCGATGTGCGTATGCGCGCGGCCTGGTCGCTCGGCGTGATTGGCCACCCGGCGCTTGGCCCGCTGCTCGATCTGGCCGATGGCCCCGACCCCACGCTGCGCGTCGAGGCCATTCGGGTGCTCGGCGTGATCGGTGAGGGGCGGGCGATCAATCAGCTGTTCCACGGGCTGGCCGACCCCGACCCGCATGTAGCGCACCGCGCTGCCGCCGCGCTGGGCAAGATCGGCGACCCGCGGGCCTTCCACCCGTTACTCACCGCACTGTATCACCCCTCGCCCGATGTACGCTACGCCGTGTGTGGTGCGCTCGGCCACCTGCATATTACCGGGGCGATTGTCGCGCTCGACGAGCTGGCTGCTACCGACCAGGGCCGTACCTCGTGGGACGCCTCGGTGGCCCAGGCGGCTCGGCGCGCCGTGCAAGAGATCGCGGCCGCTCGCCCAAAGCAGGGCGACGACGAGTTCGAGCGGGTCAGCGCACTCTTGCAACGGCAGCCCACCGACGAGCAGTGA
- a CDS encoding alpha/beta hydrolase: MSTPAIIFIHGQDSSSRTHKAELLRAVYPDAVVPDFSGPLEQRMAQLRPILGQHDTWAIIGSSMGGLMATLWVCAHQPQAYKLILLAPAIHLRAFVVPPQPIDVPTIVYHGLRDTVVPLAPVRAVAERTFSNLRFNLVDDDHRLHATAEAIDWRALIEG; the protein is encoded by the coding sequence ATGAGCACGCCGGCGATCATCTTCATCCACGGGCAAGACAGCAGCAGCCGCACACATAAGGCCGAGCTGTTGCGCGCAGTATACCCCGACGCGGTGGTACCCGACTTCAGCGGCCCGCTCGAGCAGCGCATGGCCCAGCTCAGGCCGATCCTGGGGCAGCACGACACGTGGGCAATCATCGGCTCGAGTATGGGCGGGCTGATGGCTACACTCTGGGTCTGCGCCCATCAGCCACAGGCCTACAAGCTCATCTTACTGGCGCCGGCGATCCACCTGCGCGCGTTTGTGGTGCCGCCACAGCCGATCGATGTGCCGACTATCGTGTACCACGGGCTGCGCGATACGGTCGTGCCGCTTGCACCAGTGCGGGCGGTAGCCGAGCGCACATTCAGCAACCTGCGCTTCAATCTAGTAGACGACGACCACCGGCTGCATGCCACGGCCGAAGCGATCGACTGGCGGGCGCTGATCGAGGGCTAA
- a CDS encoding alkaline phosphatase family protein, which produces MIAFILIDGLRPDAIEPADCPQLKALVARGAATLHASSVMPSMTLPCHTSIFHSVPPARHGITSNVWSPMVRPLPGLFDLAKAAGKRCAFVYNWEELRDLGRPGSLALSFFRNTSYQHDGDQILADAAAQLLPGGGYDFAFIYLGTVDVAGHYYGWMSDGYMRQIATVDQALGTIIAALPADTTYLLQSDHGGHERNHGTDLREDMTIPWLVAGPGIRAGHTIAADVSLLDTAPTLARLLGIAPDREWEGRCIEEVLA; this is translated from the coding sequence ATGATCGCATTCATCCTGATCGACGGCCTGCGTCCCGACGCGATCGAGCCGGCCGATTGCCCGCAACTCAAGGCACTGGTCGCGCGCGGCGCGGCGACACTGCACGCATCGAGTGTTATGCCGTCGATGACGCTGCCGTGCCACACATCGATCTTCCATAGCGTGCCGCCTGCCCGCCATGGCATCACCAGCAATGTGTGGTCGCCGATGGTACGGCCGCTGCCAGGCCTGTTCGACCTGGCCAAAGCCGCCGGCAAGCGCTGTGCATTTGTGTACAATTGGGAAGAACTGCGCGACCTGGGCCGCCCCGGCAGCCTGGCCCTGTCGTTCTTCCGCAATACATCCTACCAGCACGACGGCGACCAGATTCTGGCCGACGCGGCCGCGCAACTGCTACCAGGCGGCGGCTACGACTTTGCGTTCATCTACCTTGGCACCGTCGATGTGGCCGGCCACTACTACGGCTGGATGTCGGATGGCTACATGCGCCAGATCGCTACCGTCGACCAGGCGCTCGGCACGATCATCGCGGCGCTGCCCGCCGATACGACCTACTTGCTCCAGAGCGACCACGGCGGGCACGAGCGTAATCACGGCACCGACCTGCGCGAAGATATGACTATCCCCTGGCTGGTGGCCGGCCCAGGCATTCGCGCCGGCCACACGATCGCCGCCGATGTCAGCCTGCTCGATACCGCGCCAACCCTGGCGCGGCTGCTTGGCATCGCACCCGACCGCGAGTGGGAAGGCCGCTGTATCGAGGAGGTGCTGGCCTAA
- a CDS encoding thiamine diphosphokinase: MYAVIAANAPDLDAGPYLAQLQAADLLVAADGGALPLLRLGCTPHLVIGDMDSLDQAAIEVLSAQGVALRRFRRDKDETDLELALLHAAHAGATTIDIIGALGGRWDHTLANVALLALPELRGRQVRLLADRQTLFLVRDAATLDGQAGDTISLIPLTSVVRGVTTRGLRYPLHDAVLSFAHARGVSNVLLEPPGHVGLHEGLLLVVHHDDAGTHQWRGGS; this comes from the coding sequence ATGTACGCCGTAATTGCCGCAAACGCACCCGATCTCGACGCCGGCCCATACCTGGCGCAGCTCCAGGCGGCCGATCTGCTGGTCGCAGCCGATGGCGGCGCGCTGCCATTGCTGCGATTGGGCTGCACCCCACACCTGGTGATCGGCGATATGGACTCGCTCGACCAGGCGGCGATCGAGGTGCTGAGCGCACAGGGTGTGGCGCTGCGCCGCTTTCGCCGCGACAAAGACGAGACCGACCTCGAGCTGGCGCTTCTGCACGCGGCCCATGCCGGCGCGACCACGATCGACATTATTGGCGCGCTGGGTGGCCGCTGGGATCATACGCTTGCGAATGTCGCACTGCTGGCACTGCCCGAGCTGCGCGGGCGCCAGGTGCGGCTGCTGGCCGATCGCCAGACGCTGTTTCTGGTGCGCGACGCGGCAACGCTCGATGGCCAGGCCGGCGACACGATCTCGCTGATCCCGCTGACTAGTGTGGTGCGCGGGGTGACGACGCGCGGCCTGCGCTACCCGCTGCACGACGCAGTGCTGAGCTTCGCGCACGCGCGTGGCGTCAGCAATGTGCTGCTCGAGCCACCCGGCCATGTGGGCCTGCACGAGGGGCTGCTGCTGGTGGTACACCACGACGACGCCGGCACGCATCAGTGGCGCGGCGGCAGCTGA
- a CDS encoding response regulator: MSMILVVEDDPMNRDMLVRRLIWEGYQVITAINGAQAVELACDQHPDLILMDVGIPVLNGWQATRQLKSHPLAGDIPIIILTAYALSEDRLASLDSGCDDYETKPINFSQLLEKMKRCLALKQSAQRRAKV, translated from the coding sequence ATGTCGATGATTCTTGTTGTTGAAGATGATCCTATGAATCGCGATATGCTCGTGCGGCGCCTGATCTGGGAAGGCTACCAGGTGATCACTGCGATCAACGGGGCACAGGCTGTCGAGCTGGCATGCGACCAACATCCCGATCTAATCCTGATGGATGTCGGTATTCCGGTATTGAATGGCTGGCAGGCCACTCGTCAGCTGAAGTCGCACCCGCTTGCGGGTGATATTCCGATTATTATTTTGACGGCCTATGCCCTGAGTGAGGATCGGTTGGCCTCGCTCGACTCGGGCTGCGACGATTATGAGACCAAGCCAATCAACTTCAGCCAGCTGCTCGAGAAGATGAAGCGCTGCCTGGCGCTCAAGCAGTCTGCGCAGCGGCGTGCCAAGGTATAG
- a CDS encoding TIM barrel protein, with amino-acid sequence MVRLGVAVKIMGRGGLRVRDGRRAAHAPHLSVSLLLVREVLLYLAAQRISCYRLADDLAPCQGDSGATEIARQVAESADLLAEVATLAQAHGIRLTMHMPLHVTLSSPDAAAAERSSAAISARAGLLDALGCGAESVLVVHVGGAHGDTASALRRFAANYGRLPEHARRRVAVEPDEDSFGLPDLLRLHQATGVPVVFDTLHHQINNPARMPLGVAVALALATWPAGVRPKVHFSSQRTEAHVLPARRGAPQHVLAPQLGQHADFINAIEFAAFLAGTRGLPPFDVMLEAKAADLALLRLRGDLQHLAPELAGVVS; translated from the coding sequence ATGGTGCGCTTGGGCGTGGCTGTGAAAATCATGGGGCGGGGTGGCCTGCGGGTGCGCGATGGGCGGCGGGCCGCGCACGCCCCACATCTCAGCGTCAGCTTGCTGCTGGTACGCGAGGTGCTGCTGTATCTGGCGGCGCAGCGGATCAGCTGCTACCGGCTGGCCGACGATCTGGCACCCTGCCAGGGCGACTCAGGCGCCACCGAGATCGCCAGGCAGGTCGCTGAGTCGGCTGACCTGCTGGCCGAGGTTGCTACACTGGCGCAGGCCCACGGCATTCGCCTGACCATGCACATGCCGCTGCATGTGACGCTCAGCAGCCCGGATGCGGCCGCCGCCGAGCGCAGCAGCGCCGCAATTAGCGCGCGGGCCGGGCTGCTCGATGCCCTGGGCTGCGGTGCCGAGAGTGTGCTTGTGGTGCATGTGGGCGGGGCGCATGGCGACACAGCCAGCGCGCTGCGGCGTTTCGCCGCCAACTACGGCCGGCTGCCCGAGCATGCCCGCCGGCGCGTGGCGGTCGAGCCCGATGAAGACAGCTTCGGGCTGCCGGATCTGCTGCGCCTCCACCAGGCTACCGGTGTGCCGGTCGTGTTCGACACACTGCATCACCAGATCAATAATCCCGCGCGTATGCCGCTTGGCGTTGCGGTAGCGCTGGCGCTGGCAACCTGGCCGGCCGGTGTGCGGCCCAAGGTTCACTTCAGCTCGCAGCGCACCGAGGCCCATGTGCTGCCGGCACGCCGCGGCGCGCCGCAGCATGTGCTGGCGCCACAGCTCGGCCAGCACGCCGATTTCATCAATGCGATCGAGTTTGCCGCGTTTCTGGCCGGCACGCGCGGCCTGCCGCCATTCGATGTCATGCTCGAAGCCAAGGCCGCCGACCTGGCACTGCTACGCCTGCGTGGCGATCTCCAGCATCTCGCGCCCGAGCTGGCTGGGGTGGTGAGCTAA
- the rplS gene encoding 50S ribosomal protein L19 — protein MSQQILHEIERRQFKSEAQAFRVGDTVRVGVRVVEGNRERTQEFEGVCIRRRSSGINENFTVRRIASHGIGVERTFLLHSPRLESIKVIRQGKVRRAKLYYLRGLTGKAARIKERR, from the coding sequence ATGTCGCAACAAATCTTGCATGAGATCGAGCGCCGGCAGTTCAAGAGCGAAGCGCAGGCCTTCCGTGTCGGCGACACCGTGCGCGTGGGTGTGCGCGTGGTCGAGGGCAACCGCGAGCGCACGCAGGAGTTCGAGGGAGTGTGCATTCGGCGCCGCAGCAGTGGCATCAACGAGAATTTTACGGTGCGCCGGATCGCCTCGCACGGGATCGGCGTCGAGCGCACATTCCTGCTGCACTCGCCGCGGCTCGAGTCGATCAAGGTGATCCGCCAGGGTAAGGTACGCCGCGCGAAGCTGTACTACCTGCGTGGCCTCACCGGTAAAGCTGCCCGGATCAAAGAGCGCCGCTAA
- a CDS encoding class I SAM-dependent methyltransferase, which produces MSASNSKLYPAHAKLPAYAGLIRWAFAHFYREFAWSYDAVAAAVSAGHWASWVRAVLPYLRGRVLELGPGTGTLQLALAARPAGPAPLGLEASPQMLAITRGKLARAGRPVCLARGLAQALPLAPASVDTVVATFPTEYIIDQATLDEIGRVLRPGGRLVVALAAVFGQAGPYRRLLGLLYRLTLQRAPDQPREPVPRSQLGARLAERGFQVSERWEPVGATAVHLVLAERGS; this is translated from the coding sequence ATGTCGGCTTCTAACTCAAAACTCTACCCCGCTCATGCAAAACTGCCGGCGTATGCCGGCTTGATTCGTTGGGCGTTCGCGCACTTCTACCGCGAGTTCGCCTGGAGTTACGACGCAGTTGCGGCGGCGGTTTCGGCCGGGCATTGGGCCAGCTGGGTGCGGGCCGTACTGCCGTATCTGCGTGGGCGCGTGCTCGAGCTTGGCCCCGGCACCGGCACGCTGCAGCTCGCGCTTGCGGCCCGGCCCGCTGGCCCAGCGCCGCTTGGCCTGGAGGCATCGCCGCAGATGCTGGCGATCACGCGCGGCAAGCTGGCGCGCGCTGGCCGGCCGGTATGCCTCGCGCGTGGCCTAGCCCAGGCCCTACCGCTCGCCCCCGCGTCGGTCGATACCGTCGTCGCCACCTTCCCAACCGAGTACATCATCGATCAGGCCACGCTCGACGAGATTGGCCGCGTGCTGCGCCCCGGCGGGCGGCTGGTGGTGGCGCTGGCGGCCGTCTTCGGCCAGGCCGGCCCATACCGGCGGCTGCTCGGCCTGCTGTATCGCCTGACGCTTCAGCGTGCGCCAGACCAGCCGCGCGAGCCGGTGCCGCGTTCGCAGCTGGGGGCGCGGCTGGCCGAGCGTGGCTTCCAGGTGAGCGAACGTTGGGAGCCGGTAGGCGCTACAGCGGTGCATCTGGTGCTGGCCGAGCGTGGCTCATAG
- a CDS encoding ribonuclease HII produces the protein MGRMPPHVDEELRLAAAGYGRIAGVDEVGRGCWAGPVVAAAVVLPAHVLAAPGLLAGVDDSKVLSAQRREQLAERILALADDHGLGAVPAHVIDTHGILAATRLAMQIALLRLARPADALLIDAVVLERWPCRQQSFVRGDARCLSIAAASIVAKVARDRMMLTLDRYAPAYGFAQHKGYGTALHEHALRCYGPSPQHRRSFRPLADVLAGGAWPERGAPTR, from the coding sequence ATGGGCCGCATGCCGCCACACGTGGATGAAGAGCTGAGACTAGCGGCCGCCGGTTATGGCCGGATCGCCGGTGTCGACGAGGTTGGCCGCGGCTGTTGGGCCGGCCCGGTGGTGGCTGCCGCCGTAGTGCTGCCGGCGCATGTGCTGGCGGCGCCGGGGCTGCTGGCCGGTGTCGACGACTCGAAGGTGCTGAGCGCGCAGCGACGCGAGCAGCTGGCCGAGCGCATCCTGGCGCTGGCCGACGATCATGGGCTCGGCGCGGTGCCGGCCCATGTGATCGACACCCACGGCATTCTGGCGGCCACGCGCCTGGCTATGCAGATCGCGTTGTTGCGGCTGGCCCGGCCGGCCGACGCCTTGCTGATCGACGCAGTTGTGCTCGAGCGCTGGCCTTGCCGGCAGCAGTCGTTCGTGCGCGGCGACGCGCGCTGCCTCTCGATCGCGGCGGCCTCGATTGTGGCCAAAGTTGCGCGCGACCGCATGATGCTAACGCTTGATCGATATGCGCCGGCCTACGGCTTCGCCCAGCATAAGGGCTATGGTACGGCGCTGCACGAGCACGCGCTGCGCTGCTATGGCCCCTCGCCGCAGCATCGGCGCAGCTTTCGGCCGCTGGCCGACGTGCTGGCCGGCGGGGCGTGGCCCGAGCGCGGCGCGCCCACGCGCTGA
- a CDS encoding GNAT family N-acetyltransferase, which translates to MDIAPLTPDNQALALAYLRGSPYRNALPLSNATQLRAACDVLVASQRGRVLGVASTYHDLPVANLTFAAATGAVVGALLAGLADRNPHLRAGPAWALLPADRQRQLAQHARIVSIETEYQMVIEPELLRPHAAHVPRRLTPADAAAMDALAAAAGLSVWHNSSLAFGPAFGCFIGERLVAMAATHFATPEIVEIGHVATHPEYRRQGYASACTAALTMAAFALAPRVFLMVLERNAPALATYKQLGFRTMERMCLCSCTL; encoded by the coding sequence ATGGATATTGCCCCGCTTACCCCCGATAATCAGGCGCTCGCGCTGGCATACCTGCGCGGCTCGCCCTACCGTAATGCGCTGCCGCTCTCGAACGCGACGCAGCTGCGCGCGGCCTGTGATGTACTGGTGGCCAGCCAGCGCGGGCGGGTGCTGGGCGTAGCCTCGACCTATCACGACCTGCCGGTCGCGAACCTGACCTTCGCCGCCGCCACTGGCGCGGTGGTAGGCGCACTCCTAGCCGGGCTGGCCGACAGGAACCCGCACCTGCGCGCCGGCCCGGCCTGGGCCTTGCTGCCGGCCGATCGGCAGCGGCAGCTTGCGCAGCATGCGCGGATTGTGTCGATCGAGACCGAGTACCAGATGGTGATCGAGCCCGAGCTGCTGCGGCCGCACGCCGCGCATGTGCCGCGCCGGCTGACGCCGGCCGATGCCGCCGCGATGGACGCACTGGCGGCTGCCGCCGGCCTGAGCGTGTGGCACAACAGCTCCCTGGCGTTTGGCCCGGCATTCGGCTGCTTTATCGGCGAGCGGCTGGTGGCCATGGCCGCCACGCACTTCGCCACGCCCGAGATCGTCGAGATCGGCCATGTGGCCACGCACCCCGAGTACCGGCGGCAGGGCTATGCCTCGGCCTGCACTGCCGCGTTGACCATGGCGGCGTTTGCGCTGGCTCCGCGAGTGTTTCTGATGGTGCTCGAGCGCAATGCCCCGGCGCTGGCAACCTATAAGCAGCTGGGCTTCCGCACCATGGAGCGGATGTGCCTGTGCAGCTGCACGCTGTAG